The genome window ATGAGGTAGGTAGCGCATCGTCCCACTTGCTGTTGTATCGTCGCTGATTTTCGCACTCTCACTATTCCCGATTTCGATCAACCGAACGGACGCTGACATGAGTGCAACAACCACTGAACGCCGAACGACCGATACCGCCACGACCGATTCATTCGGTGAGCCGTGGCGCCCGCAGTCGATGATCGAAGACAACCCAGTCGGACTGCCGGAGGAAGCGGCTGAGAAGCTGATCCCCAAACTCGATGAGATCCAGTGCACGCTCTGGACGTTGTATCATCAGTATCACAAGCATCACTGGCTCGTGGAAGGACCTCAGTTCCGCGACCTGCACCTGTTCCTCGAAGAGAACTACGAGGAGGTGCACAAATACACCGACCGCATCGCGGAACGAATCACCGCGCTGGGGGGCATCCCGACGAGTGCTCCGGCCAATCAGGCTGAGCTATCCCACGTCGAACACGAGCCCGAGGGAACGTACCGCATTCGCAAAAGCCTTGAGCACGACCTCGCAGCCGAGCGTACGCTGGCCATTCTGGTTCGGGAAACGATCGACACTGCGCTGGAACTGAAAGACCACGGTACGAAGCGGCATCTCGAGCGCCTTCTGACGGCGACGGAGGATCGTGCGCATCATATCGAACACTACCTCGGCGAGGATACACTCGACACCGGTATTCTCAGCGAAGGATAAAATCTGCAGCCCATTTCGATCACAAAGACCCGTCCGGACTCCATCCGGGCGGGTTTTTATTGTAAAGACCACCATTCGGGCATCAAATGACCGGTTACTCGCCGCGTCACACGGGCTTAAGATTGGCTGCGGCAGAGGGCGGTCACCACGCATCAAACAAAGTCATCACGTAGGTTATGGAACGTCCGTGACGGGGGAAGCGTGGATAACGAGCCGCAAACGAACGGCGGAAGCACCAGCGACCGTCGATCTGCGATCCACGAGGTCACGAAAAGGAAGCCTGCCCTTATGAAGCGTTTAGTCGTCGTCGAGTCGCCGACGAAAGCACGTACGATCCGAAATTTTCTCCCACGCGACGGCTATCAGATTGAGGCCAGCATGGGACATATCCGCGATCTCCCGGCATCTGCGAAGGAAATTCCGAAGGATGTGAAGGGGGAAGATTGGGCCCGCCTTGGCGTAAAGATCGAAGACGGTTTCGAGCCGCTGTACATCGTCCCGTCCCGTAAAAAAGATGTCGTCAAGCAACTGCGCGACGCCATTTCTGATGCCGACGAACTCTACATCGCGACGGATGAAGACCGCGAAGGGGAGTCGATCGGATGGCACCTGGTGAAGGTGCTCGATCCGGATATTCCGGTGCGCCGCATGGTCTTCCACGAAATTACGAATGAGGCCATCCAGCGGGCGCTCACAGAGACGCGGGATATCGACATCGACCTCGTCGAAGCGCAGGAAACGCGGCGCATTCTGGATCGGCTGGTCGGGTACACGATTTCGCCGCTCCTCTGGCGCAAGATCAAGCCGAAGCTGTCGGCCGGCCGCGTGCAGAGCGTGGCGGTGCGTGTTCTCGTGATGCGTGAGAAAGAGCGCGTGACCTTCGTTCCGTCGGAATACTGGGACCTGAAGGCCCAAATGTCCAAGTCCGGTCTCGACTTCGAGTCGGAGATGACTCACCTCGGTGGTGTTCGTCTCGCTTCGGGTCGCGACTTCGATCCGGACACCGGCCGCCTGAAGGATGGTATTACGGAAGGGGAGGACGTTCTCCTCATGGACGAGATCCAGGCGACGGCGCTGGCGGAGCAACTGCCAGCGGAGACGTGGCGCGTTGCAGACGTGAAGACGCGCGACCGCACGAAGTCGCCGTACGCTCCGTTCATTACCTCCACCCTCCAGCAGGAGGCGAACCGAAAGCTCGGTCTGTCGTCGAGCCGGACGATGAGCATTGCCCAGAAGCTGTACGAGAACGGGCACATCACCTACATGCGTACCGACTCGACCAACCTGTCGAAGGAGGCGATTCAGGGCGCGCGCAAGGCGGTCGTCGATCGGTATGGAAGCGACTATCTGAACGACGACGTCCGAGAGTATAGCTCGGCGAAGAGTGCGCAGGAGGCCCACGAGGCGATTCGTCCCGCGGGTTCCGAAATGAAAACGCGCAAGGATCTGGGGCTCTCCGGGATGGCCGGGCGCCTGTACGATCTGATCTGGAAGCGTACCGTGGCGACGCAGATGGCTGAAGCCAAGATCCGGTACACCAATGTGTACTTTGAAGCCGGCGAAGGAGACGAAGCCGCCCGCTTCCGCGCATCCGGCAAGGAAATCGTTTTCCCGGGCTTCTTCCGCGCATACGTCGAGGGATCGGATGATCCGGAGGCCGATCTGGAAGATCGCGAGCGTCCACTACCGAGCTTCAACGTGGGAGAAACGTCGGAGCCGAGCGGCGATGGCGCCCCGGATTCCGTCTTTAATGTCGACGACATCGAGCCGATCGGCCATGAGACGAAGCCGCCATCGCGCTATACGGAGGCGACGCTCGTCAAGAAACTGGAGGAGGAAGGCATCGGCCGTCCATCCACCTACGCGTCTATTATCGACACCATCCAGAAGCGCGGATACGTGCGAAAGGAAGGATCGGCTCTCGTCCCAACGTTCACGGCGTTCGCGACGAATAACCTGATGGAGAAGCAGTTCGAGCGGCTGGTGGACACCCACTTTACCGCCGAGATGGAGGACGCCCTTGATGACATTGCTCGCGGTGCGCAGGACCCAGATCCGTATCTGAAGTCCTTCTACCTTGGCGACGAAGGCATCGAGCCGCGCGTTGAGAAGGGAATGGACGAGATTGATCCGAAGCAGATTTCGGAGATCTCGTTTCCGAAGCAGTGGGGCGACTACGTCGTGCGCGTCGGCAAGTACGGTCCGTACGTTGAGGGGCCCCTGGAGGATGGATCGGACGATACCGCCACGGCATCGCTTCCGGAAGATCTCGCGCCTGGTGATACCTCGAAGGACAAACTGAAGGACATCCTGGAGGAGGCCAATAAGGGGGACCAGGTGCTCGGCATTCACCCCGAGGCCGATATGCCGGTGATCCTGAAGTCGGGACCCTACGGCCCGTACATTCAGCTCGGCGATGATGACCAGAAGGGCAAGCCGAAGCGCGTATCGCTACCGCCGGGAGTTTCGCCGGAAGATGTCGACTTTGAGCTTGGCAAGAAGATCATCAACCTGCCTCGCGTTATCGGAGAGCACCCGGAGACCGGGAAAGAGATTGACGCGGCCATCGGGCGGTACGGTCCGTACGTCCGGCACAAGAAGAAAGGGAAGTTTACCTACGCCTCGCTTAAAGACAGCGACAATGTTCTCGACGTCGGGCTCGATCGAGCGCTCGAACTCATCGAGGAGAAAGAGGCGAAAAACAAACCGCAGCGCGTCCTGGGCGACCACCCGGAGACCGGCGAGCCCGTGGAGCTATGGAAAGGCCGCTACGGCCCGTACGTCAAGCACAAAGGCACCAATGCCTCGCTGAAAGACGGCCAGACGATTGAGGATCTGGAAATGGATGAGGCGATCGAGCTGCTAGATGCCAAGTCCAAGAAAAAGGGCAAGAAGAAAAAGAAGAAGGGTAAGAAAGCCTGACGCTTCGTCGCCAGGGCTGATATCAAGCGCCGTCTTCCAACTCGGAGGACGGCGCTTTTTTGTATGAAAGTGTGGACGTATTAACGTGTGCCGCAAAACGACGTCGACAGAGCCGGACCACGGAAACGTTCACGAACAAAACCAGCGTCACACGGCCGTGCGACGCTGTTAGGCTTGGTATCTCTGCATTCTGCCCGCCGACCCTGCCCACTTTCAAACCTCGACACGTCCTACCTTCAAACCCAAACCTTACCGTCCGATGCCTTCCTCGCCCTCCTGGAGCGAGTAGAGAATATTGAGGTAGCTCTCGTACCGACGTGCGTGGATTTCGCCACGGTCGACGGCATCCTTGACGGCACATCCCGGTTCGTGATCGTGCGTGCAGTCCTGAAACTTGCAGTCGTCAAGGTAGGGGACGAACTCGACGAAGAAATGTGCGAGATCGGCTGGGTGCAACTCTAAAATGCCGAACTCGCGAATGCCCGGCGTGTCGACGATGAAGCCGCCGCCGGAAATCGGGTGAAGCTCGGCGAACGTCGTGGTGTGCTTTCCTTTCTCCGTTTTCTCGCTCACCTCCCCGGTTTCGACATCGAGTCCTGGCTCGATCGCGTTTAAAAGACTCGACTTTCCGGCCCCGGACGGTCCCGCAACGACGCTAATCTTGTTCTCTAGACGGTCGCGTAGGTCCTCAATCCCCGTTTCTTCCGTCGCACTCGTTCGAAGTACCGGATACCCGAGCTCGTCATACATCTCAGCGATGTCTTCAATTTCCTCTGCATCCGCTTCGTCGAGCAGATCGATTTTGTTCAGGATGATCCCGGCGGGGACGTCGAACATGTCCGCCGAGATTAGAAATCGATCGATGAAGCCGGGATTGAGTTTGGGCATGCGGACCGCCTGTACCGCCCACGCGAAATCGACATTTGCGACAATAACATGCTCCTGGCCCGCTCGGCGACCCGCGGCGCGGCGGCTCAGCTTGGTCTCGCGCTCGTGAATGTCGATAATGAAGCCCGTGTCGTCGTCCTCGTTTATTCGGATCGTCACACGGTCACCGACGGCCACGGGGTTTGTCTGATCGGCCTCCTGCTGCTCCAGCCGGAATTTTCCTCGCACCCGAGATGGGATGGTGCGATCGCCGACCTGCACCTCGTACCAGCTACCCGTAGATCGCGTTACGACACCGTCGAGCAGGTTCGGTGCATCCGTGGATGCGTCGTCGGTTCGAGGGCTGGAAGAGGAGGTTGCGTCGCTCATTAAAGCATCGACGAAAGAAAGGAAAACGGAGCGAGAAACAGTCTGTCGACGTGCTACGTCTAGTCGGTGAAACGGCGGGAGACTTCGAAGACCGCATCGAGGCCATACGCGATCGGTGTGTCGACGCGATCGGCTCGTTGCCGCAGCAGTACATTCCGCGTGTACAGCACGCATACGACGCTCTCTAGATCCAATCTGACGGATCCATGACTACATCAGGCTCCTCGCACTCTTCTCCTCACGAACACGAGTCCCATCACTCCGAAGATGACGCTCACGAGACCTCGTCCACGCGCGACGATTCGTATCGGCGCATGCGAGACGAATTTGACGGCATGGGCATCGAGAAGCAGGCGACATTTCTTGTTGATGCTACGGTGTCGTTGCTTGCACGGGGCATCGAGTCAGCCGGGCGCGCAATCGCTTCCGAAATAGACAAGGCGACGAAGAAACGACGCGAAAAGGCAAATACGTCGACGGGCACGGGCGAGCAGGGGACGGCCCCGGGCAGCGAACCTGGATCCCCATCGTCCCGTTCACCAGGAGCATCTGACGCTTCTGATCCGTTGTCGGCCCCCAATGCTCCGGATCCGGGGGACGAACCTCCGCATAAACAGTCGTCCGGGCCGGAAGCGGGACCGGACCAAGGTCCCGGCTCGAACTAGTCGACCGAATCGCAGCTAACCATCGCCTGACGTTATGGCTTCCGACCGCTCCGAAAACCGCGTCCGGTTCAGCAACCTGAACTGGCTCGGAAAGACCGTCTACGCCGGTGCCTCCGTGCTCCGCGTGGCGGCAAAGGCCATTGATAAAACCGCGGATCGTGTAAACCAGATCGCTGAGGAGTCCCGTGAGGCATACCTTCGCGAGGTGGATCCCAATATCGAAGACGCGAAGGTCATCGAAGAGACGCCGCGCGAGACGCAACGCCGGTCCTGAGTGCTACCCGTCGCCTTCGACCGTTACGAGTCCGGTTGAGCCGGAAAAACGAAAACGCCCCGACTGCCGCCAATAGGCCAGTCGGGGCGTCCGTTTGTTCGATCGAGGTCGTCCGGCCATCATGCCCCGGGCGAACCTCGTCTCAAGACCGATTCGTCAGTTGACGGATGGTTCGTCCATCACGCCACTTCGGTTGTTTTGCTGGATGATCTGTTTCTCTGACTCCGGAAGGGCGAAAAACTCGGCCGGATCCTCGATCTGTTCGTCTTCGAGGACGAGATCGATGACCTGGTCCACACGCTCAACGTACGTCACGTCGATGCCATCGAGCGCTTCACCCGTAATTTCCTTCACATCCTTCTCATTTTTCTTCGGAAGGATCACCTGGTTGATTCCCGCACGCTTAGCGGCGAGAACCTTCTCTTTGATGCCACCGACCGGAAGCACCAGGCCCCGCAACGTGATTTCACCGGTCATGGCGACGGTGTGCTTCACGCGACGCTGCGTATATGCAGACACCAGGGCGGAAATCATCGTGATTCCGGCAGATGGACCATCTTTCGGGACGGCGCCAGCGGGGACGTGAACATGCAGGTCCCAGTACCGGAACGCGTCCTGAGGGATGCCGAGTTCGTCGGAGCGGGCTTTCACGTATGAAAGCGCAGCCTGGCCCGACTCCTTCATAACATCGCCGAGCTGGCCGGTGAGCGTCATGCGTCCCTGGCCTTTCGAGAGCGACGCCTCGATGAAGAGGATATCGCCACCGGTTGGCGTCCAGGCGAGGCCCGTTGCCACGCCGGGGACCTCGGTCCGTTCGGCCACTTCGGAGAAGTACTTGCGAGCCCCGAGATATTCCTCGAGGTCGTCGTCATGGATGTCCGCCGTCACGGCGTCGTCCGTAGCGACTTTCTTGGCGACGCCTCGGGTTACGGCTCCGATCGTGCGTTCGAGCTGTCGGACCCCCGACTCTCGCGTGTAGCCGTCGATCATCAGGCTGATCGCATCGTCTTCGAACTTGATTTTTTCGTCGTTCAGACCGTTTCGTTCGACTTGACGCGGGACGAGATACTGTTTCGCAATCTGCAGCTTCTCGTTTTGCGTGTAGCCCGTGATCTCGATCATCTCCATCCGGTCGCGGAGCGGAGCCGGAATACGATCGACGTAGTTCGCGGTCGCGACGAAGAGGACCTTCGACAGATCGTAGTCGAGCTCGAGGTAGTGGTCGTTGAACTGGTCGTTCTGCTCCGGATCCAGCACCTCGAGAAGAGCGGACGATGGATCGCCGCGGAAGCCGGAGTCCAGCTTGTCGACCTCATCGAGCATGAACACCGGGTTGTTGGTGCCCGCTTTCTTCAGGCCTTGCAGAACGCGACCGGGGAGGGCGCCCACGTACGTGCGACGGTGTCCGCGGATTTCGGCTTCGTCCCGGACGCCGCCCAGGCTCATGCGAACGAACTCGCGGTCGAGGGCCCGCGCGATGCTCTGGCCGAGACTTGTCTTACCGACACCGGGCGGTCCATGAAGGCATAGAATCGGCGCCTTCATGTCGCCCTTGAGCTTCAGCACCGCGAGATACTCAAGAATGCGTTCCTTGACATCCTCAAGGCCGTAGTGATCCTCGTCCAGCACGGTTTCGGCGTGCGAGATGTCGAGCTGATCCTCTGAGTACGTATTCCACGGAAGGTCGAGAATCCAGTCGACGTAGTTGCGGGTGACGGCATAATCGGGGGCCGCCGGATTCGTGCGGGCGAGGCGGTCGAGCTCGCGATTAAGGGTTTCTCGCGCCTCTTCCGGGAGGTCTTTTTTGCGGGCCCGTTTCCGCAACTCCTGAATCTCAGCATCGCCTTCCCCGTCGCCGAGCTCTTCCTGAATCGCCTTCAGTTGCTGACGAAGAAGGTATTCGCGCTGCTGCTCGTCAACGTCGGAGCGGACACGCGTCCGAATCTCTTCAGAAAGCTCCAGCACCTGCA of Longibacter salinarum contains these proteins:
- the lon gene encoding endopeptidase La; translated protein: MNENELFDLLDDDEGPNDLEQQIPLPTPDEEVKMKQSEVPDELPILVLRNTVLFPGVVLPITVGRDASLQLVREAFEDDRLIGVVAQKSADIDKPDPGDLYPVGTVAEILKLIKMPDGSRSIVIQGKRRIAVEEYTQQEPYFRAKVNALESSADSEDVEIQARIRSIKELAIQIVHKAPNLPSEAADAIENIESPAFLIHFIASNLQADVSRKQDILSASDLVERADLVLKQLQEELQVLELSEEIRTRVRSDVDEQQREYLLRQQLKAIQEELGDGEGDAEIQELRKRARKKDLPEEARETLNRELDRLARTNPAAPDYAVTRNYVDWILDLPWNTYSEDQLDISHAETVLDEDHYGLEDVKERILEYLAVLKLKGDMKAPILCLHGPPGVGKTSLGQSIARALDREFVRMSLGGVRDEAEIRGHRRTYVGALPGRVLQGLKKAGTNNPVFMLDEVDKLDSGFRGDPSSALLEVLDPEQNDQFNDHYLELDYDLSKVLFVATANYVDRIPAPLRDRMEMIEITGYTQNEKLQIAKQYLVPRQVERNGLNDEKIKFEDDAISLMIDGYTRESGVRQLERTIGAVTRGVAKKVATDDAVTADIHDDDLEEYLGARKYFSEVAERTEVPGVATGLAWTPTGGDILFIEASLSKGQGRMTLTGQLGDVMKESGQAALSYVKARSDELGIPQDAFRYWDLHVHVPAGAVPKDGPSAGITMISALVSAYTQRRVKHTVAMTGEITLRGLVLPVGGIKEKVLAAKRAGINQVILPKKNEKDVKEITGEALDGIDVTYVERVDQVIDLVLEDEQIEDPAEFFALPESEKQIIQQNNRSGVMDEPSVN
- the topA gene encoding type I DNA topoisomerase, with the translated sequence MKRLVVVESPTKARTIRNFLPRDGYQIEASMGHIRDLPASAKEIPKDVKGEDWARLGVKIEDGFEPLYIVPSRKKDVVKQLRDAISDADELYIATDEDREGESIGWHLVKVLDPDIPVRRMVFHEITNEAIQRALTETRDIDIDLVEAQETRRILDRLVGYTISPLLWRKIKPKLSAGRVQSVAVRVLVMREKERVTFVPSEYWDLKAQMSKSGLDFESEMTHLGGVRLASGRDFDPDTGRLKDGITEGEDVLLMDEIQATALAEQLPAETWRVADVKTRDRTKSPYAPFITSTLQQEANRKLGLSSSRTMSIAQKLYENGHITYMRTDSTNLSKEAIQGARKAVVDRYGSDYLNDDVREYSSAKSAQEAHEAIRPAGSEMKTRKDLGLSGMAGRLYDLIWKRTVATQMAEAKIRYTNVYFEAGEGDEAARFRASGKEIVFPGFFRAYVEGSDDPEADLEDRERPLPSFNVGETSEPSGDGAPDSVFNVDDIEPIGHETKPPSRYTEATLVKKLEEEGIGRPSTYASIIDTIQKRGYVRKEGSALVPTFTAFATNNLMEKQFERLVDTHFTAEMEDALDDIARGAQDPDPYLKSFYLGDEGIEPRVEKGMDEIDPKQISEISFPKQWGDYVVRVGKYGPYVEGPLEDGSDDTATASLPEDLAPGDTSKDKLKDILEEANKGDQVLGIHPEADMPVILKSGPYGPYIQLGDDDQKGKPKRVSLPPGVSPEDVDFELGKKIINLPRVIGEHPETGKEIDAAIGRYGPYVRHKKKGKFTYASLKDSDNVLDVGLDRALELIEEKEAKNKPQRVLGDHPETGEPVELWKGRYGPYVKHKGTNASLKDGQTIEDLEMDEAIELLDAKSKKKGKKKKKKGKKA
- the rsgA gene encoding ribosome small subunit-dependent GTPase A is translated as MSDATSSSSPRTDDASTDAPNLLDGVVTRSTGSWYEVQVGDRTIPSRVRGKFRLEQQEADQTNPVAVGDRVTIRINEDDDTGFIIDIHERETKLSRRAAGRRAGQEHVIVANVDFAWAVQAVRMPKLNPGFIDRFLISADMFDVPAGIILNKIDLLDEADAEEIEDIAEMYDELGYPVLRTSATEETGIEDLRDRLENKISVVAGPSGAGKSSLLNAIEPGLDVETGEVSEKTEKGKHTTTFAELHPISGGGFIVDTPGIREFGILELHPADLAHFFVEFVPYLDDCKFQDCTHDHEPGCAVKDAVDRGEIHARRYESYLNILYSLQEGEEGIGR
- a CDS encoding Dps family protein: MSATTTERRTTDTATTDSFGEPWRPQSMIEDNPVGLPEEAAEKLIPKLDEIQCTLWTLYHQYHKHHWLVEGPQFRDLHLFLEENYEEVHKYTDRIAERITALGGIPTSAPANQAELSHVEHEPEGTYRIRKSLEHDLAAERTLAILVRETIDTALELKDHGTKRHLERLLTATEDRAHHIEHYLGEDTLDTGILSEG